One Paramisgurnus dabryanus chromosome 10, PD_genome_1.1, whole genome shotgun sequence genomic region harbors:
- the dbh gene encoding dopamine beta-hydroxylase: protein MRLLNKELRLQDVTLMYLTFMATVVVLLVASYQAPTTYARPSLTYHMLLDPSGQLELSWNISYPTQEIYIELRVKELHHGVLLGMSDRGEPTNADLVLLWDDGHKSYFGDAWSDSEGRVMLDTQQDYQLLETHHSSEGFFLLFKRPFSTCDPHDYVIEEGTVHIIYAIFERPVLSLHELNVSRLQPGVQPVLLLRPDTPAPPLPRDVRSLEVLAPDVTIPTQETTYWCHIYQLPPNMPKNHIVMYESVITPGNEAIVHHIEVFECSPQMDTVPQYSGSCDSKMKPPKLNYCRHVLAAWAMGAEAFYYPADAGLPLGGDGSSRFLRLEVHYHNPLLISGREDSSGIRLWYTPSLRRFDAGIMELGLVYTPVMAIPPRQHSFQLAGYCTAKCTQTALPAGGIHIFASQLHTHLAGLGVRTVLVRGGKETEVVQEDKHYSTHYQIIRVLKKMVTVLPGDVLITKCIYNTEDRNKATVGGFGIMEEMCVNYVHYYPRTQLELCKSHVDPDYLQKYFSIINRFQARESCTCPQTSVEEEFSSITWDSFSGEVLNSLYTSSPISMHCNQSTAELFPGEWQKQEIPVVTAELQRAPYPCELNHRSTSLNENPTEVKPPNSG from the exons ATGCGTCTGCTGAACAAGGAGCTGCGCCTACAAGACGTCACTCTTATGTATCTCACCTTCATGGCAACGGTGGTGGTGCTCCTGGTGGCATCTTACCAAGCACCTACCACCTACGCCAGACCATCACTGACCTATCACATGCTGTTAGATCCATCTGGTCAGCTGGAGTTGTCCTGGAACATCAGCTATCCCACTCAAGAGATCTACATAGAGCTGAGGGTAAAAGAGCTTCACCATGGCGTTCTGCTGGGAATGTCCGATCGAGGAGAGCCCACAAATGCCGACCTGGTCCTTCTCTGGGACGATGGACACAAATCCTATTTTGGG GATGCATGGAGTGACAGTGAAGGTCGGGTGATGTTAGACACCCAGCAGGACTATCAGCTACTGGAGACTCATCACTCCAGTGAAGGCTTCTTTCTGCTCTTCAAAAGACCCTTCAGCACATGTGACCCTCACGACTACGTCATAGAG GAAGGCACCGTCCACATAATTTACGCCATTTTTGAGCGCCCGGTCCTGTCTTTGCACGAGCTGAACGTGTCCCGTCTCCAACCTGGTGTCCAACCAGTCCTCCTCCTGCGTCCAGACACTCCAGCCCCTCCTCTACCAAGAGATGTTCGCAGCCTGGAGGTCCTGGCCCCTGATGTCACCATCCCCACACAGGAGACCACATACTGGTGTCACATCTATCAGCTTCCCCCAAATATGCCCAAGAACCACATTGTCATG TACGAATCTGTCATTACTCCTGGTAATGAAGCCATTGTTCATCATATCGAAGTGTTCGAATGCTCCCCACAAATGGACACCGTGCCACAATACAGCGGTTCCTGCGATTCTAAGATGAAACCCCCCAAACTGAATTACTGCCGACACGTTCTGGCTGCCTGGGCCATGGGAGCCGAG GCATTTTACTACcctgctgatgctggtttgccTTTGGGAGGAGATGGATCTTCTAGGTTTCTTCGCCTTGAAGTTCATTACCATAATCCTCTTCTTATATCAG GCCGGGAGGACTCCTCAGGCATTCGTTTATGGTACACTCCGTCTCTTAGGAGGTTTGATGCGGGTATCATGGAGCTCGGGCTCGTCTACACCCCCGTCATGGCCATCCCACCCCGCCAGCACTCATTCCAGTTGGCTGGCTACTGCACCGCCAAATGCACACAGACG GCACTTCCTGCAGGAGGTATACACATCTTTGCATCACAGCTGCATACTCACCTGGCCGGGCTTGGGGTCAGAACTGTCCTGGTACGAGGAGGTAAAGAGACTGAGGTGGTACAAGAGGACAAACACTACAGCACACATTACCAG ATCATCCGTGTACTGAAGAAGATGGTGACTGTTTTGCCA GGTGATGTGCTCATAACCAAGTGTATATACAATACAGAAGACAGGAACAAAGCTACCGTG GGCGGCTTTGGGATTATGGAAGAGATGTGCGTCAATTATGTGCATTATTACCCACGCACGCAGCTGGAGCTGTGCAAGAGTCACGTGGACCCGGATTACCTGCAGAAATACTTCAGCATCATTAACAG GTTTCAGGCACGTGAGAGCTGCACTTGTCCTCAAACAAGTGTTGAAGAGGAGTTCTCCTCGATAACCTGGGACTCCTTCAGCGGGGAGGTGTTGAACTCTCTCTACACCTCCTCACCCATCTCCATGCACTGTAACCAATCCACAGCTGAGCTCTTTCCT
- the fam163ba gene encoding protein FAM163B, giving the protein MTAGTVVITGGILATVILLCIIAVLCYCRLQYYCCKKEESESEEEEPDFAVTSRLPPVHSNHNILAATVPMATAPNGPALYTPPPPVRKLTRSQTYCPSCTHYEPFYLQQPEGLRNGGERISYRSVHQQDLGLPTPIPTQMHSPIPSPLPTQLPTPLPSYHKLNLNRSVTMRGVFTRSCSISTDV; this is encoded by the exons ATGACAGCCGGGACAGTGGTCATCACAGGTGGAATTCTAGCTacagtaatcttactgtgtatTATTGCTGTACTGTGCTACTGTAGACTGCAG TACTATTGCTGTAAGAAGGAGGAGTCGGAGTCAGAGGAGGAGGAGCCTGACTTCGCCGTCACGTCTCGCCTGCCGCCGGTCCATTCCAACCACAACATCCTGGCGGCGACTGTCCCCATGGCAACCGCCCCCAATGGGCCTGCCCTCTACACGCCGCCTCCGCCAGTTCGAAAATTGACCCGCTCGCAGACCTACTGCCCGTCCTGCACACATTATGAGCCGTTTTACCTGCAGCAGCCAGAAGGTCTGCGGAACGGGGGCGAACGTATCAGTTACCGCAGCGTGCATCAACAAGATTTGGGGCTACCCACCCCGATACCCACCCAGATGCATTCTCCGATACCCTCCCCGCTGCCCACTCAGCTGCCGACCCCTCTACCCAGCTACCACAAACTAAACCTCAACCGCTCGGTTACCATGAGGGGGGTGTTCACACGAAGCTGCAGCATTAGCACAGACGTGTAG